One Glutamicibacter mishrai genomic window carries:
- a CDS encoding SDR family oxidoreductase → MSEERRVVLIGGHGKVALLAAPKLVARGFAVDSFIRNPDHSAEISATGATPIVLDIENAGVEQLAEAFSGAHSIVFSAGAGGGNKERTRAVDFDAAVRSMEAAKQAGVSRFVMVSYSRALVDVDNLDPENSFYTYAKAKHDADAVLRETDLDYTILGPGALTLDPASKKITIADETGNIDGKAPEAENGKVSRENVAEVITHVVDTEAAQRSTVNFYDGSTAIAEAIS, encoded by the coding sequence ATGTCTGAAGAACGTCGAGTAGTCCTTATCGGTGGCCACGGCAAGGTAGCTTTGCTGGCCGCGCCAAAACTGGTAGCACGCGGCTTTGCCGTCGACTCGTTTATTCGCAACCCAGATCATTCCGCTGAAATCTCCGCCACCGGCGCGACCCCGATAGTGCTTGATATCGAAAACGCTGGCGTAGAGCAGCTTGCTGAAGCCTTCAGCGGTGCGCACTCCATCGTCTTCTCGGCCGGAGCCGGCGGTGGAAACAAGGAACGCACCCGCGCCGTGGACTTCGATGCTGCCGTGCGTTCCATGGAAGCGGCCAAGCAGGCCGGCGTATCGCGATTTGTCATGGTCTCCTACTCGCGGGCTCTGGTGGATGTCGATAATCTCGATCCGGAAAATTCCTTCTACACCTACGCCAAGGCCAAGCATGATGCAGATGCCGTCTTGCGCGAGACCGACCTGGACTACACCATTCTTGGTCCCGGAGCCCTGACGCTGGACCCTGCCAGCAAGAAGATCACGATCGCCGATGAAACCGGCAATATCGATGGCAAGGCTCCTGAAGCGGAAAACGGCAAGGTTTCTCGCGAAAATGTCGCCGAGGTGATCACCCACGTCGTGGATACCGAAGCGGCACAACGCTCGACCGTGAACTTCTACGACGGTTCCACCGCGATCGCTGAAGCCATCAGCTAA
- a CDS encoding GNAT family N-acetyltransferase, translating to MTASLDFIAWPVTTKRLTLRRLTEGDLESTWSYRKLPEVTEWITAGPKDFETYRKQFLESGKINRDIAVELSDGQGGSRLIGTVMVYIKDAWGQREVAEQAKAVEAELGWSFDPEFAGRGYATEAVKAAMKLCFEDLGLRRIVAGCFAANEPSARLMERVGMRRESFEKAISLHRSGQWVDSYSYAMLKEEWAG from the coding sequence ATGACAGCATCCTTGGATTTCATCGCCTGGCCGGTCACCACCAAGAGGCTGACCCTGCGTCGGTTGACCGAAGGTGATCTGGAATCGACCTGGAGCTATCGCAAGCTGCCGGAAGTCACCGAATGGATCACCGCAGGACCCAAAGATTTTGAAACCTATCGCAAGCAATTCCTTGAGTCGGGGAAGATCAACCGAGATATCGCGGTAGAGCTCAGCGATGGACAGGGCGGCAGCCGTCTGATCGGGACTGTCATGGTCTATATCAAGGACGCGTGGGGCCAGCGTGAAGTCGCCGAGCAAGCCAAAGCTGTTGAAGCAGAACTCGGATGGAGCTTTGACCCGGAGTTCGCGGGCCGCGGATACGCTACCGAAGCGGTGAAAGCCGCGATGAAACTCTGCTTTGAAGACCTGGGCCTACGCAGAATCGTTGCAGGGTGTTTCGCCGCCAATGAACCATCGGCGCGGTTGATGGAACGCGTGGGAATGCGCCGGGAAAGTTTCGAAAAAGCCATTTCCCTGCATCGCAGCGGGCAATGGGTGGACAGCTATTCCTACGCGATGCTCAAAGAAGAATGGGCCGGATAA
- a CDS encoding YoaK family protein: MPNALKPHDPAKMHLILMLVLTFSTGIIDAVGYLGLDRVFTGNMTGNVVILGMALMGADGLPVLGPSVALVGFVLGAAIAGRVLKQESAGWSRRTTVLIAVVGICLALTSIALFSGVQHVSQGAALSVTGFIAAAMGLQAATARHLAVKDVTTVVVTSTLTGLAADSPLGGGSGKYWERRLLAVALILIGAAAGAAFLQVHIGLGVLFTGVLAIGVALVGERSRQQAEKAEDLVDAS, translated from the coding sequence ATGCCGAACGCCCTCAAGCCCCACGACCCCGCGAAAATGCATCTGATCTTGATGCTCGTGCTGACCTTCTCTACAGGAATTATCGACGCTGTCGGCTATCTGGGGCTGGACCGGGTCTTCACCGGAAACATGACCGGCAATGTCGTGATTCTTGGCATGGCCCTCATGGGCGCCGACGGACTGCCGGTCCTGGGTCCATCCGTGGCGCTGGTCGGTTTTGTGCTCGGTGCGGCGATTGCCGGACGGGTGCTCAAGCAGGAATCCGCAGGCTGGAGCCGACGCACCACGGTGCTGATTGCCGTGGTTGGCATCTGCCTGGCACTGACTTCTATTGCCCTGTTCTCTGGAGTGCAGCATGTCTCCCAAGGTGCCGCCTTGTCGGTGACCGGATTCATTGCAGCGGCCATGGGCCTCCAGGCAGCCACCGCCCGCCATCTGGCGGTCAAGGATGTGACCACGGTGGTGGTGACCTCCACCCTGACTGGCCTCGCCGCCGACTCGCCCCTGGGCGGAGGCAGCGGCAAATATTGGGAGCGCCGGCTGCTGGCGGTGGCGCTGATCCTGATTGGCGCGGCCGCAGGTGCCGCCTTCTTGCAGGTGCATATCGGCTTGGGTGTTCTGTTCACCGGCGTGCTGGCTATTGGCGTGGCACTGGTCGGGGAACGCTCGCGCCAGCAGGCCGAAAAGGCCGAGGACTTGGTTGACGCCAGCTAA